The following coding sequences are from one Sphaeramia orbicularis chromosome 11, fSphaOr1.1, whole genome shotgun sequence window:
- the LOC115428881 gene encoding hepatoma-derived growth factor isoform X2, with translation MPRSNRQREYKPGDLVFAKMKGYPHWPARIDELPEGAVKSPSNKYQVFFFGTHETAFLGAKDLFPYDECKEKFGKPNKRKGFAEGLWEIENNPTVTHEGYESTKKDNSEGAGDTGGSEKPEAEGSSDEDEGTLVIDEKNERGGTKRKAGDSTEVSPKRLKDTEADGDSKVDKSNTEAKLNDVAGPKATAPSSQSESKPEAQENAAAGGHQTADKPVTDSA, from the exons ATGCCGAGGTCCAACAGGCAAAGGGAGTACAAACCCGGAGATCTGGTGTTTGCTAAGATGAAGGGGTATCCACACTGGCCTGCGAGG ATTGATGAGTTACCTGAAGGAGCAGTGAAATCGCCCTCAAACAAGTACCAAGTGTTCTTCTTTGGAACACATGAGAC GGCTTTCCTGGGAGCCAAGGATCTGTTCCCATACGATGAATGCAAGGAGAAGTTTGGAAAACCGAACAAGAGGAAAGGCTTTGCTGAGGGACTCTGGGAGATTGAGAACAACCCTACCGTTACGCATGAAGGCtatgag TCAACAAAGAAGGACAACTCAGAAGGTGCAGGTGACACAGGTGGTTCAGAGAAACCCGAGGCCGAGGGCAGCAGCGATGAGGATGAAGGGACCCTTGTCATTGACGAGAAGAACGAGAGGGGAGGAACCAAGCGAAAAGCAGGCGACTCCACAGAGGTG TCTCCTAAGAGGCTGAAGGACACGGAGGCAGATGGTGATTCGAAAGTAGACAAGTCTAACACGGAGGCCAAGCTCAACGATGTGGCCGGGCCCAAGGCAACTGCTCCGTCTTCACAGAGCGAGTCAAAACCAGAGGCCCAGGAAAACGCTGCTGCAGGAGGCCACCAAACGGCAGATAAG CCTGTGACAGACAGCGCTTAA
- the LOC115428881 gene encoding hepatoma-derived growth factor isoform X1, translating into MPRSNRQREYKPGDLVFAKMKGYPHWPARIDELPEGAVKSPSNKYQVFFFGTHETAFLGAKDLFPYDECKEKFGKPNKRKGFAEGLWEIENNPTVTHEGYESTKKDNSEGAGDTGGSEKPEAEGSSDEDEGTLVIDEKNERGGTKRKAGDSTEASPKRLKDTEADGDSKVDKSNTEAKLNDVAGPKATAPSSQSESKPEAQENAAAGGHQTADKPVTDSA; encoded by the exons ATGCCGAGGTCCAACAGGCAAAGGGAGTACAAACCCGGAGATCTGGTGTTTGCTAAGATGAAGGGGTATCCACACTGGCCTGCGAGG ATTGATGAGTTACCTGAAGGAGCAGTGAAATCGCCCTCAAACAAGTACCAAGTGTTCTTCTTTGGAACACATGAGAC GGCTTTCCTGGGAGCCAAGGATCTGTTCCCATACGATGAATGCAAGGAGAAGTTTGGAAAACCGAACAAGAGGAAAGGCTTTGCTGAGGGACTCTGGGAGATTGAGAACAACCCTACCGTTACGCATGAAGGCtatgag TCAACAAAGAAGGACAACTCAGAAGGTGCAGGTGACACAGGTGGTTCAGAGAAACCCGAGGCCGAGGGCAGCAGCGATGAGGATGAAGGGACCCTTGTCATTGACGAGAAGAACGAGAGGGGAGGAACCAAGCGAAAAGCAGGCGACTCCACAGAG GCATCTCCTAAGAGGCTGAAGGACACGGAGGCAGATGGTGATTCGAAAGTAGACAAGTCTAACACGGAGGCCAAGCTCAACGATGTGGCCGGGCCCAAGGCAACTGCTCCGTCTTCACAGAGCGAGTCAAAACCAGAGGCCCAGGAAAACGCTGCTGCAGGAGGCCACCAAACGGCAGATAAG CCTGTGACAGACAGCGCTTAA